A segment of the Peptoclostridium acidaminophilum DSM 3953 genome:
TTATTAAGAAAGCGCTTGATGTGGATGCCCTTCCCATTAAAGCCGACGAGGAACGTATTAGCTTCCCTTGGTTTTCAAAACTGCCAAACCCAGACGAGATAAAAGCCTACTCCCAGTTCATTACAAAGCTGTGTGAGATGGCGAAAACCCAAAAGAGAATCACCGTAAAAGAGAAAGACGTCGATAATGAAAAATACGCATTTCGATGCTTCCTTCTCCGCCTCGGATTTATTGGAGAGGAATTCAAAACCCACAGAAAGATTCTCCTTCAAAACCTATCCGGCAGCAGTGCCTTCAAAGGAGGTGCTCCAAGTGAAACCGATCAGTAAAGAAAGACTGGCCCACCTACGCAAGCAGTACCCCGCTGGCGCCAGGGTCCAGCTCCTTTGGATGGATGATGTGCAAGCACCGCCAACGGGCACAAAAGGCACCGTGTGGGGCGTGGATGACACAGGCTCCATCATGATTCAGTGGGACAACGGCAGCAGCTTGAATGTGGTTTACGGCATTGATTCCTGCAAGGTCATCGATGAAAAATCCAGGAAGGAGTCATAGCAATGAAGGCATTATTTGGTCGAAAGTTCTACAACCTTAAGGAACTAAAAGAAGCAACTGAAGAAGCAAAGGAAGATGGCGTCATTGGTTCTGATTACACTGTGATTCGAGAAGTTGAACTCAGTGATTCAGAGTTTAAGAAGTTCACCAGTGATTTTCTAGAGGACCAGCCCTGGATCAAGAAGTCAGATGGCGGCACCAACGAAAAAGGTGAGCTTCGATGCATTAGGGTCATCAACAAAGACACCGGTGAAAAGATACTCACCAATCCTGAAGGCTACGACTATCCACGCTACTGTGCGATTGAAGATTAAACTGAAAACCTGCTCTATTACTACAGAAATGACTTGCTATTATTCTCGTTTAGAGTGATATATGTAATACCAAAACAAAACCACACTAAATGGAGGATGAGAACATGAAAGAAATCAAGGCATTTGAAGAAGCCAAGGCAACTGGCGCAAATTTTAAGGAGTCTGGAATCAACAGCACCATGTACTGGGCCTACGAAAGAAGCAAGGAAGCAGGAAACGACACCATCGACTTTTCTGAGGTCATTTGGGATTACGACATTGAACCCATTGTTAAAGCCTGCAGAGCCTATGGAATCGACCACATTACCATTTCAAGCACCTTCTCAGGGCTGATTGCAACCCTAGCCGAATTTGAAAAGCAGGGCTGTAGGATAGACGGACTTACCAAGGTTAAGACAAGCTTCACCGACTGGCAGACCGGCGAAAAGCAAATTCTACCAGCCATCTTGGTTAGCATTTAAGGGGGTTAGACCATGTGGAGAGAAGGCAAAATCGAAGTCGAAAACAGAACCATTCACTACTGGATTAAGAGCTTTGACTTAGGCTCCCCTTACGGCATTGATGAGGGTAGAATATCAAAACTGATGTTTAAGCGAGATGGCCAGATCATTGCAAACTTTGATAGAGGCTGGGACATTGAACCCATCGACGCCAATGCGCAAGCTGCACTTGAAATATTCATGAAGAAATACAATTAACAACAAGATAGAAACACATAAAGGAACAGGGCTGTATGGCTCTTTTCCTCGTTACAGAAGACCTTAGGGTCTATTTTTTATGTCATTTAAAGGAGGTGTCCGCATATCCGAAAACTTAAGAAGTATAAACCAACCTCTTACATGGCGAAGGATTCTCATTACAGCAAGGAGATGGCGGACTATGCAGTCGGTTTTATTGAATGCCTTTCCCACACCAAAGGAACCTGGGCAGGAAAACCCTTTGAACTGATAGATTGGCAAGAGCAAATCATCCGTGATTTATTTGGAACCATAAAATCAAATGGTTATCGCCAGTTTAATACTGCCTATGTAGAAATACCAAAGAAGATGGGGAAAAGTGAGCTCGCGGCGGCTGTTGCCCTGCTCTTGACCTGTGGAGATAACGAAGAACGGGCTGAGGTTTATGGCTGTGCTGCAGATCGTAACCAAGCCTCCATCGTTTTTAACGTGGCTGCTGATATGGTGCGAATGTGCCCTGCATTATCCAAGCGGGTAAAGATTCTGGACTCACAGAAAAGATTGATCTACCAACCTACTGGAAGCATCTATCAAGTGCTTTCAGCGGATGTTGGAAACAAACACGGCTTTAACACCCATGGGGTTGTCTTTGATGAGCTCCACACACAACCAAACCGAAAACTCTATGATGTTATGACCAAAGGTAGTGGTGATGCCAGGATGCAGCCCTTGTACTTTCTAATCACCACTGCTGGAGATAATCAAAACAGCATCTGCTGGGAAGTGCATCAAAAAGCCCTGGATATCATGGCTGGAAGAAAAAACGACCCTACCTTCTATCCTGTCATTTATGGCGCAGATCTTGAAGATGACTGGTCCGATCCAAAGGTCTGGAAGAAAGCAAATCCATCCCTTGGTATCACTGTCAGCATGGATAAAGTAAAAATGGCCTATGAGTCTGCAAGACAAAACCCCGCTGAAGAAAATAGCTTCAGACA
Coding sequences within it:
- a CDS encoding DUF7678 domain-containing protein gives rise to the protein MWREGKIEVENRTIHYWIKSFDLGSPYGIDEGRISKLMFKRDGQIIANFDRGWDIEPIDANAQAALEIFMKKYN
- a CDS encoding DUF4314 domain-containing protein — its product is MKPISKERLAHLRKQYPAGARVQLLWMDDVQAPPTGTKGTVWGVDDTGSIMIQWDNGSSLNVVYGIDSCKVIDEKSRKES
- a CDS encoding terminase large subunit, with the translated sequence MAKDSHYSKEMADYAVGFIECLSHTKGTWAGKPFELIDWQEQIIRDLFGTIKSNGYRQFNTAYVEIPKKMGKSELAAAVALLLTCGDNEERAEVYGCAADRNQASIVFNVAADMVRMCPALSKRVKILDSQKRLIYQPTGSIYQVLSADVGNKHGFNTHGVVFDELHTQPNRKLYDVMTKGSGDARMQPLYFLITTAGDNQNSICWEVHQKALDIMAGRKNDPTFYPVIYGADLEDDWSDPKVWKKANPSLGITVSMDKVKMAYESARQNPAEENSFRQLRLNQWVKQAIRWMPMDKWDACAFPVNPEALKGRVCYGGLDLSSSTDITAFVLVFPPMDEDDKYVVLPYFWIPEDSIDLRVRRDHVNYDVWEKQGFLLTTEGNVVHYGFIETFIEELGMKYNIREIAFDRWGAVQMTQNLENLGFTVVPFGQGFKDMSPPTKELMKLTLEQKIAHGGHPVLRWMMDNIFIRTDPAGNIKADKEKSTEKIDGAVATIMALDRAIRCGGEAGNSVYDDRGLIVF
- a CDS encoding DUF7698 family protein, which produces MKEIKAFEEAKATGANFKESGINSTMYWAYERSKEAGNDTIDFSEVIWDYDIEPIVKACRAYGIDHITISSTFSGLIATLAEFEKQGCRIDGLTKVKTSFTDWQTGEKQILPAILVSI